Below is a genomic region from Rosa chinensis cultivar Old Blush chromosome 5, RchiOBHm-V2, whole genome shotgun sequence.
CAGTTCACTACACATGTGGTTTTCTTACTGTGGTTCATTTGGAAAGAACGGTGTAATTGTGTGTTCAATCATACCTCCCCAAATTCCCTATTGGTGGCTTCGAGGGCTTTTAGAGCTTCATCGAAATTTCTGACAATTCCTACATTTTTAAGCCCAAAGATTCACCGCACTCGCAACTCTGAGGACTCCTCTCATTGGCTTCCTCCTTCGGTTCACTCTTGGAAAATTAACACGGATGCGGCTTGGGATTCTACCATTCTTTCTTGTGGGCTCTCAGCTCTATTACGTGACTCTACTAGAACTTTAGTGAAAGGCTTGTCCCAGTCGAATTTTGCTTCCTCCTCCTTGGCTGCTGAAGCTATGGCAATTGATCTTGGCCTCAGCCTTGCCTCCTCTATACCTCTATCCTCTTTTCAGTTGGAATCAGACTCTTTGGTATTGATATCAGCTTTTTTAAACCCTTTGTCTGCGGTTGACTGGTCGGCTTCTCAGATTGTTTCGACCATCCGAACGAAGGCCTCTCGTTTCAACCGTGTAAACTGGCGTTGGACTAGTAGGAGGACAAACGCTACAGCTGATCTTGTGGCCACATGGACCTCGCGCAGGGTGTTCCCGGTGGATTGGGACTCTAATCCCCCTCCCTCCCTAATGCGCATTTTACTTTATGATGCAGCTGGTCCCCCACCTTAGCCCTGCTAATATGAGTGTGCACTTTAATGGAGTTTGTTCTCcattttttctttactttctttgttttcctgGCGTTTAGCCTCTGTTTCTGTTTTCTGTTGGCTTCTTAGCCTGTTTGTTTCTCTTGTATTGTTCCTttgccaaaaataaataaataaataaaataaaataaaaataaagcaaGGATTGATCAAAAGACTCGATCAAATATACCATTTATAGTCTCCCCAAAAACCTGTacaaaaacatttacacttccaAAATAATCCACCTTTATTCTTTTCactagagccaccctgctccctatatcacaacatctcccatttcacaaacaattctgaactgaagaatattaatctcataggttatcagaacaatctaatgtacaggcgtacaagagaatagaatacaagataaaggaccaatacttttataatgcggaagctatgacagctatgtctcaaccccaagtacgctcaacctcaagctaaactggcctgcaaactgggcatttaaaaccgaagggcccaggggaaaacatttaaaaaatcgttagagtgactggacgaaaaataagtaatttcgaatgaataagtaaaacttaatgctttcccaagttattctctaaaacctcgcatgcagtaaaaatcttggaaatactttaAATCATCAcctttactgcaatctcttaagatctcatcctcaatcctttttaaaacatcctttttcaagaggttcgtttgatgactagaaatgactgctgtctagtcatctaatgccatctgggagggactgccacccagatgacgcatcggaagggactgccaaccggaataggaggcggtggatagaagggactgccaactaaccacaggtagttagaagggactgccaactaactacctcatatcatctggaagggactgccaaccaggtgatgcatcggaagggactgccaaccgggatgtagtctagaagggactgccaacaagactattacctagaagggactgccaactaggtaatgcatgcatgcgctgactgatagcctcctcaataaactagaaacaacctctttcaattacttgctttcggaaacaAACTtgatattacttcaataaatcattaataattcaccgaaagcataactcaggattaactcgctaactcaaacctcaatatctcaataaatcctcgaaagcataaatcaaatactctgtaaatcaataaatgtgttcggaaagaaatctcaatctaacttcaaggctgataagtgcggagctcaaagctcaataaatctcgataattcaatcatgctcaaatattcgatgaaacattcgtacttgtgaatcctcataaaaaccgatattcgaaatcaataattctcataatattttcttaatcagtcacttcccgaaaatcatttcccaactcaaataactcataaataactatctcgaaaatctactaaaagccctcgggaaggaatttcaatactaacctCGTAATTCATAAAGCTCAAAtcaataaactaaatctcataaaaccataaaactcaataattcaaataataaattaaatctcaatcggaaaatattaatataatgcatgcacaattaatttaaaataaatgtccactcacagtacaattttggcgatcacgcatacaagttccttcatcgagtaaTAACTCGGTATATCGccttgtacacaattataattcatgaatatcgattcggcaattaaatacgattcctaaaatcaaatcctcataatcatatcttcacttcttctcggattcaacccaaattataccactaataccaattcgttaatttaaaggttccacggcagaaccgagagatatccgactgtcggattctcgtaaatcagTAATGGAATTCTAAATTCCGGAAATTTCATTATCAACACAACTTTtcttcaattccaaccaaattcacatttacgagctctacatcaattataggatttaataggctaaaaatcAAAGTTAGAAAACTGCCCTACGTGCCTCCACCTGCCACCTACAGTGgaggcgcgtggggcccacgagCAGACGGCCACcgcctccgatggccaccaaattttggcagcagcaacatcacaacagacccaacaagtttctcaactacagcacattccaattttacctttaagtggCCGGTGAAGGAAACCCAAAaaatccaagaaccctaggatcgggttttgatcgattctccctctacactgcaaatcatggctcaaggctagggggaaaatgatccttggcaaaaactgcACCTTCGAAGTCGGTTTGGTGGCCAAAGACggtcggaatcgccggaaatcgatgaaACTTCCAAAATTGTTGCAGTGAGCTTCACGGCTCAAatccgagctcctccggccgtGTCATCGAAAAACACCACCGCAGGTgtgacaaggaggaggaggcgaactTGCCTGTGCCCGGATTCCGtagtggggtggccggaggaggaagaaatcggtgGAGGAaaaatcgggccgaagaggaggaaaggatcgggggagaggagagagaaaactcggtaagtttccgaaaatgcaaacttaccacagtagttTCCAccttttatagaaacttactatgaacagtaactttacctttttgcttataactttcgcatacaaactccgatttttacgtaccacatgtccacggactcggtttaacgtcatctacaaattttatgaagaacattttctcaaattttaacccgaacaaaaagccaacttttagggccactaaaagcactaaaacgatagtaaaagtgaaagtaaagatcgTTCACCGTCCAAGTGACTAGtgaaccggtgaattcgggttcgggacgtcacattTTTGGGCAAAGTTCACATACAGCAAAGTGATCATAGATTGAGAAGAGCACTAATAACATCCATAATTTCATAGATTAGTAAGCAACCACAATATGCATACTTCTAGTTAGTTTTTACACATCGACAAGTCCACCGATTAATACAACACAGTGAGAGATACACTGATTTAACATTCCACATGCTAATAAAGATCCATCTAGCAATTACAAAAATGAATGTTAATCTAGCAAATAGTGGCTTGTCCAACATGTGTTAAGGCAGCAACTTGtggttttccaaaaaaaaaaaaaagaacatatctTCAGTCAACAGCTAGGTAGATCCTCTAGCAGTGCCCGCAAGCAAGTTCTTGACATACACTTTTCTCACTTCATCATCTAAGGACATGAACACAAAGATATTCTGGGGCTTATCCAAAATGATTTCTAATGCCTCAATTTGGTCTAGAACAGAAAGTCCCATTTTCTTAAGTTGCTTAGCAATATCAAATTGATCTTCGATACCTTTCACTATGGCATCAGTCACTGCTTGCATTCTTTTTCCAGATTCTTCAAACAATTTATCCAATGCAAGCATAATTTTATCTTCAtcatttcttttcctctttttttgaCTGACCTGAGATTGTCCAGTGCTATCTTTGCTCATTGACATGGGGCTTGTGTTATTCTTAAGGCCTACATTATCTTCATTGTTGCTCTGCTCCTCCATCATATCAGCAGGGACCTCAGCCCCATTTCCAGTAGCATGGTCACTCCCAAAGATGGTAGCTAGTCTATCAAATAATGGATACTTCTTGTTTCTCCATCCCTTTATCTTTTTGTTGTGCTAtgacaaaaacagaaaatgaatGGATCAAACTCTTGCAATGAAATCAGTTAGCTTAAAAATCAAACTCTATGAAACTTCCTCATTACCTGCAAATACGTATCCCATACTTCATTACTATCAATTTCAATGCACATTTTGATATCATTCCATGCAAATCCACTCTTGTTCATCATGTCATATATGATGCTATAATCTTTCTTAAGTTTCTTCAACTTTGACTCAGTATGTGGACTTGCCTTCATATTAGAATTGGGACATAAAAGATTTAAAGCATTCTCTATTTTGATTAAAGTACCAGATTTGAAACTTCCAGTGTCGCAGCGTTGTCCTCCAACAATAATTCCATCAAGAACATTCAACAAAGATTCTTCTTCAAAGCTGGTCTATACAAGCCAATTGACTTCCCTTGCTCTGTATTTTCATCACCACTTtccattttctaaaaaaaaatcagcatCTCATGGTTAAAGAAAcataaatatgatcaacaaaccAAAAATCATTGCTGGTTCCAGTTTGGGTTCACCTCATCTTTCCAGCTAGAAAATTGACAAACCAAAAACATAGCAACTTAATGTAAGTTCATATCAACAGAAGGTAGTGGAGGCAACAGAAGCACAATGGCAACTAGTTAAAGTTGTAAGTAAAAAACTAtcacctatttatagaagttTAGATTCAAATAATGCTTGTACAAATAAACACCAAGAAGGACTGTGCATGTGGGAGACAGCTTCCTTGTTTGGTCTTCCATTAATAAGCAAAGTAATGAATGC
It encodes:
- the LOC112203889 gene encoding uncharacterized protein LOC112203889 — its product is MMNKSGFAWNDIKMCIEIDSNEVWDTYLQHNKKIKGWRNKKYPLFDRLATIFGSDHATGNGAEVPADMMEEQSNNEDNVGLKNNTSPMSMSKDSTGQSQVSQKKRKRNDEDKIMLALDKLFEESGKRMQAVTDAIVKGIEDQFDIAKQLKKMGLSVLDQIEALEIILDKPQNIFVFMSLDDEVRKVYVKNLLAGTARGST